The sequence AGCTACTCTCCATGCATCCTCAGCTCTTCCACATTTCACCAACCCATCCACCACTGCACCATATGTCATTAACCCTGGCGCAATTCCCTCACCCTCCATTCTTCTCATGATGCCCATCGCTGCCCTCACCTTATTGCACAACAACAAACCATGCAGCAGCACATTGTATGTCGCTGCTGTCAGTGTGCAACCCTTTAGCTGCATAAACCGAAACAATTTGGCTGCCCCACTGACATCCCCTGCACGCAGCATTGCTCTCAGCACGGGGTTAAAAGCCTCAGCAGACACCACCCCATCGACCACCATCTCGTGCACCAGCGCCACCGCATCCTCCACCTGCCCTGCATCGGCCAGAGCCGACACGACGGTCGAGTAGGTGAACTTATCCAGCGCAAGGTTCCACGCTGGAATGACATCGTGGAGGATTCGCAGCGCGGTTGCAAGATAGAGGCCGGGGTTTCTTGGGACCAGAGAGGAAGAGATGCACTTGAGGAGGAGGTTGAAGGAGAGCAGAGTGGGGGTGAGTCCGGGGAAGCGGCGGAGGGAGTGGGAGAAGAAGGCCGGGAGGAGGTGAGGCGGGAGGGGGAACCGGACGAGCGCTGAATTGAAGGAGTggtgggtggtggcggcggggctAGGCGGGGAGAGGAAGAGGCGCAGAGCGAGGATCGGGCGGGGCGAGCGGGCGAGGGCGGCGACAAGGTGGGGGAAGATGTGTGGGGAGGCGTCGTGGGGGAGGCGGCCGAGGAagccgaggacggcggcggcggacgggggaGGGGACGCGACAGCGAGGGAGCGCGCGACGGAGAGGAGGgtgggcgcgccggcggccgggaagAGCTCGGGGGCGAGCGGTGACTCGTCGTCGGACGATGAGGAGACGTAGGGGGACGAGtgggagcggcgggcggcggtggcggcgagggagggtcCGCGGgtgaggcggcggagggggacGGGGAGATGGGTGGCGGGAGGGGGCATAGGGGGAGGAGAAGCATGGCGgttggaggacggcggcggggttTAGGGGGATGGCCGGCACttggcggcgggggtggggaATTCTTGCAAAATCTCTCGCTCTAGGGTTTATTCGCCAAAGCCCGTTGCCGTCAGATCCTGGACTAAGGCGTGGTTTCGGTAAtatttttgaaatgaaatcttttaagtattaaatatatactaattataaaattaattatagaactcATTTATAAACTACTAGAttaatttattaagactaattaatatGTCATTAAtacatgtttactgtagtaatttaatGTCTAATAAcggactaattagactcaaaagattcaccTCGCAATTTACAGTCAATATGTGaaaactgattttttttatttatatttaatatgtCATGCATATGTCCAAATATTATTGTGATTgatgtgtaaaatttttgatgGAGAATTAAACAAAGCCTTAGTACTAGGCCCATGCCTATTTTCCATTTGCTACCCTGCAGTCCTGCACGCTGCAGGAGGGTCTTGCTCCGTTCTGGAGAATGCCTCCGGTGAGCCACCGTGTACAAGAGCATGTCCAAGAGTATCTAAAAAGTTGAACCCTAAAAGATTGATTTTGGGACCTTGCCAGAAACTATTGGGAGGAAAAAAGACCTCCATATCCAAccattcccaaaaaaaaaatagttgcTAAAATATTTTAATTGCTGCTACATCATCCATTCTAGACCAGCGTTTGATTTACGAGTTGATCTGCAGGAATAGCGAATATCGATTTCCTTTAATTGAACGTGACGAGAAAATGATGAATTTCTTCTCCAGaaatctctccttttctttttgcccTTCTTTCTTTCATTCATCCACTTCTTTTGTTTCATTCCTTCTCTCTTGTGctcctttccttctttttcCCTGCACAGACATCGCAGCCTGGAGCATTCAGGGCAGCAGCATCCAGGACACCAGCAGCGTAGCCAGACAACACCGGGGACCAGCGGGACATTGGTTGGGTAACTGTTGGAGCAGGATTTTCTTTATTTAGTGCCTAAACTAGATTTTTAGAATTTATTTTGAGCACTATTGGAGATACTCTTAGATGCTACCAAATCACTATACACGGTAGCACCTAAGTTGATGTATCAATAATCCGTTTAACAATATAAGTAGATAGattatgtaagcatctactgcAACTATTCAAGCTAATAAGCTAATAGCTTGATTTGCCTAGCTTAGTAAGTTAAATAGTTAGCCTACCTGTAAGTTAGATCTCTGTTTGGATCAGTTAGGACTAATTTTTAGGAGATAATAATTAGCCTTATGTATTCGAACGGGTCGAAAACCTAATCCTACCATACACATTTTATCAGTGAAATGTAGGACTTTTTGATAATATGACATGAGATTTGAGAAGAGATATAACAAAGTTGCATCATGCCAGAGATAAATAAATGTTTACAATCACAACGTACAAGCTTATGAACACAAGCACGATATTGATCTCTCCAAACCGCCGaatgcataattttttttctaactgGACTAACTCATGGGCTACTTATTTGCACTCTCCCAATGCTGGAGATGAAAGTTGGCTCAATATCCAATACTAGAAAACCGTGTGCACGCTATGGATCATTGGCGTACATACAACAATAAATTGATTTGAGTTCTAAAGAAAAAacattaaaataatattatgcaagttgtatcatatatatatacttcTATTCATATATAACGTGATAACCTCGATGAAAAGTGATATGCTACAAAACACTCTAAGCAAGTGGCCCCTAGGCTGGGATGTCACCTAGGGCCCATGGGCCGGACCAAATTCTGGGTTACTGTAGTGAGGCTAATTTTTATGTTTATATTCTTTTTTCCTACTAATCCTTCATATCTGTTTGTTCAtatattttctttctttattttatgtttatttttagtttaaatttattttatttgtatttttatgtcccttgttcttttttctctttcctatttctttcctttccttttatttttctttctttttctaatcCTTTGTATCtatctatttatttattcatTGTCTTTCTTTTCTATTCTTATTATGAACCTTATGTATGTAACCTTTATTTGAATTTGtaatttattttatattaatCGTATTCATTTCTTATAATCAAATTTACTTACCCGTTCGAATAAAACTATTTGTTTCAAATTTAAGAGCGAGTAATACTCAATGTATACTATTTTTTTGTACTGTAAAATTATAAATTTGTCtctgaaaatatttattttatttatatgcTAAGTTGTTAGGCACATGTATATATGAATATTTTTTTGTGCTTTGTAGATGCATTCATTTTTCATGTAAAGTTATTTTTGATGTATAAGTAATTTGTTCGCAATGGAAAATTATTTGTTTACTTTATATATTAATTTGTTTGATGACATTGACTTATTTGGTTGTGATATTCATTACCAATATTTATCCTATATTATAAAATATTTGTAATATCCAATCATAAAGTATGTTGTGcatcatatttaatttttcatttgttgaaaatatttatttgtttgtgttgttaaaatatttggtCATAGTagccaaaattatttttttattattaatttttttaaaaaaatatcatgcaaaTATGGCCAAgtgtgatcttgttttgaagatattGTCGTAAAAAAACataataatggtgcaacctatatttaaatttgaatacttGTTTCATATTTATAGCTTTTTTAGTTTTAATTTCCATTAATGTGGGTGATGTCATTATGGATGTTTTATTTTGCATGCATAGATCTTTCCTATTTAACCATACCGCACTGCCTACGGACACAGTCTTTCAATTGGACTGATGATGACTCATCTAATATATTTTTTAGGTGATGGTTCCTGCAGCTATCACGGATACAAAAGACTTTAATCACCATTAGCTAGCTGGGTTCAATCAGCTAATGAAATACCACAGCTAGTAAGAATTAGCTGAGGGCTAATAATTAACTTCTTCATTAGCTGACCTGTTTAGATCCCTAGTAGCTAACGATTAGCTAGAGATCCGGACATGATTTTATACCTAATCATCAACTAGCAATTGTTGGCCGTGCTTAAGAGATTAGGATAAAAGGGAAAGGTGTTTTCCCGTTATTTAAATATCAACATGTTGGCTCCATATTTTTAGTGCCTTTTCCTAGTACTTTCTCCATACTGAACTATAAATCATTTTGCTTTGTCTTAAATCAAAGCAGTCTACCTTTAACCAAATTTAGAGAAGAATATCTAACACGTCAAGTAAGTAatataaattataaaatatattttataatgtATCTAATTATTTTAGTTCGGCATTTAAAATATTATGActcttttatataaatttggtaaaATTTAAAGCAATTTAATTTATAACAAATCAAAATAACTTATATTCCAGAATGGAAGAAGTATCTACTTTTGCGAAAAGGAAAGATGCATGGGGTCAAACGAAGCCGAAGCATCAAAACGTTCGAACCCATCCATTTCATCACCAACCTTAGTAGTAGCTTATATTATCTACACACAACTACAAGAACCATATTCTTCATTGATCTCCTAATTAGTTGACTACTTTAATTGTCCAAAGTAAGAAATTAACGAGTCATTTTATTCTCTGATTCAACCAGTGACCTCTGACCACCGAATGAACAATTCAATATGCTCAGACGATGCTGCACGCGTTGGGGTTCTCCTCGCTGAAGATGGTGCTCAGCCGGCCGTTGGCGTCGGTGGCGATGCTGTAGATGCCCTCGCGCACCGGCGTCGGGTAGTACCACCGGTACTCGCCGGAGAAGTACTCGTGCCGCCTCGGCGTGCCCGCCTGCGTCTCCCaccgcggcagcggcgacggcgcgtaCCAGCCGTAGCCGTACGCGTACCCGTGCCCGCCGTGTGCCGGCGGCTGATGAGCAGGGGATGGGTGGTACGTCGGCGGCTCAGCTCCACCGTGGTGGTGGTAGACCACGCCGGCTGTGCCGCCGGCAGCCCCGCCGCTCGCCACCGTCGCGGCGTGATGCTGCGCGTGATGCGGCGGTGGctggtcgtcgtcgtccgcgggCACCGGCCCCGATGGCGTGAACCGGacgcgcttcttcttcttcttcctgggCTTGCGGGCGCCCTGAGGTGGGGCGCCCGTGGAGGGGAACGGCGTGCCGGGCAGGGTCGTCGCCGTCGCGTGCGCTTGCGGCGGCTCCGGCTGGacggcgtgggcgtgggcgtgggcgtggctGTTGCTGGTGGCCAAGGTGACGGTGCGCGCGGTCGGGCGCACGTAGCACGTCTGCGCGGGTGCGTACGCCATGGCGTAGTCCATCTTGTCGTTGTACCTGCGGACGCGCCTTTCGCGCCCTAGGAGTCAGGAGAGAAAAATGAGATGAACAAGCACCTAATTATCACATCAGAACTGGAAATGATTACGTCTGAACAACATGTAgtagatatatatatacatgttttctcaaaacaaaaacaaaaacccaGCATGTGTTCGTGCAAAGATGAAACTGCAGATCGGTGGAACCAAAATGCGCAGGAGTTCAGAACTGATGAACTTGGTTCAAATTTACACAAATCGTGCGCGCGCAATCTGTGGTTATGATGCTGAAATTGAAAAACTGCTTTTGTCTAGGAAATGGTAAGAAGAGaatataaaacaaaaatataccGTTGCATTTGGTTATCATTCTCGATATCATCCTTCCCAAAGGGGAGCAAGAGCAGCCCATCTGCCTGTCGGCCGCCAG comes from Panicum virgatum strain AP13 chromosome 4K, P.virgatum_v5, whole genome shotgun sequence and encodes:
- the LOC120703235 gene encoding uncharacterized protein LOC120703235 isoform X2; the encoded protein is MSGNNKVLHTLVLAYMYPQMVYHADVRAREMELAADRQMGCSCSPLGRMISRMITKCNGRERRVRRYNDKMDYAMAYAPAQTCYVRPTARTVTLATSNSHAHAHAHAVQPEPPQAHATATTLPGTPFPSTGAPPQGARKPRKKKKKRVRFTPSGPVPADDDDQPPPHHAQHHAATVASGGAAGGTAGVVYHHHGGAEPPTYHPSPAHQPPAHGGHGYAYGYGWYAPSPLPRWETQAGTPRRHEYFSGEYRWYYPTPVREGIYSIATDANGRLSTIFSEENPNACSIV
- the LOC120703235 gene encoding uncharacterized protein LOC120703235 isoform X1; this translates as MLLLPSSLALIHSTVGARKCNASHFSSPHREPFGGRRRACSSIRWRFWSTMSGNNKVLHTLVLAYMYPQMVYHADVRAREMELAADRQMGCSCSPLGRMISRMITKCNGRERRVRRYNDKMDYAMAYAPAQTCYVRPTARTVTLATSNSHAHAHAHAVQPEPPQAHATATTLPGTPFPSTGAPPQGARKPRKKKKKRVRFTPSGPVPADDDDQPPPHHAQHHAATVASGGAAGGTAGVVYHHHGGAEPPTYHPSPAHQPPAHGGHGYAYGYGWYAPSPLPRWETQAGTPRRHEYFSGEYRWYYPTPVREGIYSIATDANGRLSTIFSEENPNACSIV
- the LOC120703233 gene encoding pentatricopeptide repeat-containing protein At4g20090-like yields the protein MPPPATHLPVPLRRLTRGPSLAATAARRSHSSPYVSSSSDDESPLAPELFPAAGAPTLLSVARSLAVASPPPSAAAVLGFLGRLPHDASPHIFPHLVAALARSPRPILALRLFLSPPSPAATTHHSFNSALVRFPLPPHLLPAFFSHSLRRFPGLTPTLLSFNLLLKCISSSLVPRNPGLYLATALRILHDVIPAWNLALDKFTYSTVVSALADAGQVEDAVALVHEMVVDGVVSAEAFNPVLRAMLRAGDVSGAAKLFRFMQLKGCTLTAATYNVLLHGLLLCNKVRAAMGIMRRMEGEGIAPGLMTYGAVVDGLVKCGRAEDAWRVAEEMRNKGLAPSEFVFSAVITGFCRSGEVDRALRVWETMVAATVRPNVVLYSAMIDGLARCGRMTEAEMLFEEMVDAKCIPNVMTYSSMIRGYFQIGDSSRALSTWEEMIRAGCVPNAISYSILISGMCNVGRLKDAMMVWKHMLGRGCAPDTIAYTSMIKGLCMSGMIDGGLRLFNDMLAKGDAKPDAISYNVMLDGLIRTNNLPRAMDLLNKMLDQRCDPDAVTCNIFLREIEDAEGKGRQFLEGLVMRLCNRERYWAAGDVLMVMLAKYIVPEAAIWYTIVRGVCQSKRVRKVVDNCWDEIWRP